The genome window GTTGTCTCTCCCGCTGTTTCTGACGTGGTTCCTGTCGCTCCGGTTGCTGCTCTTGTCGCGGCAGGTTTTTTCGGCCAGTCTCTGTTTGTTCTAAAGCAGGCTTAGTCCCACGATTAGAAGCGCTTTGTAGTTTATTCTGATTTGCCTCAAGGTATTTAATACGTTCCTTCAGCGACTCTATCCTTTTTGATAAAATATGATGGGTGCTGTTAGCCCTGAGAAAAGCAAAACCTGCTCCTGCCAGCGCTATTATACTTATTATAACTGCAATTGTAACCATCTATAAAATTGTTTTTCTGATTGAGAAGTAATGTCTTTTAAAGTATAAATATACCATCCACCATTCCTAACTATAATTTGCAGGAGTGATGGATGGTATACATTAGAACCTATGCACTTTAGGAAATAGCCGTTACCTGTGCCTGCTGTTTATACAGCTCTTTCGACAGCAAGTATAGCGACTGCTTGAGCGGCATGAAGAACATAGTCTCGTGCAGTTGCTCCCTGTCTGTCAGGCCACGTACAGTGTCTTCCAGAACCATCGTGTAGCTATCCTGCAGGTTCATGCGCATAAACTCCAGCACACGTCTTGGGTCCACTTCTACGCCCATCGAGCGCATCAGCGGCGAAATATCCGGATCGTCCAGTAGCATGGTCAGGCAGTTCATCACGTTGTCCATCACTTCCTGGCGAAGTTGCCCGGTGATCTGTGTCTTAGTTACTGGAGCAAGAGCGTCTGCAATGTTGGCCGAACCAGTAGGACGCATGATCGGGATGTTGGTCAGGTCGTTCAGGTCGGTTCCTTCCAATGCCATGGCACCGCCGTTGGCTGTTACCTGCTTCGGATTATCTACCAGTACCAACTTAAAATTAGCCGGTGGCTCCTGACCCGTTACCTTATGGAAAATAGCTTTGGCATAGCGCTCCACATTCGACAGGTTATTACCAGCACTCAAGAGCTTGATGTATAAACTACCGCGGCCGCTGAACGAGATGTAACGAGGCACTTTCACGTCTAATTGCTGCACCAGTTGTGCCAGGTGGTACATCAGCGAACCAAAGTGCAGGTAGAACATCAAACGCAGCTGACGCGCCTGCAGGAGCTGAGAACTATAGTTTAGCTCCTTGTCGTAGCTGAACAGCAAGGAGCTGATGTCGGCAGAGTTGAAATCCGGATTGTCCAGGGCTGTTTCCAGGAACTTACGGTATTCACGACCTTCTTCTGTTAAAGGTATGCGCAGCACATGATCTACCCCATACTGCAGCAGACCGTTGTCTTTCTGAGTCTTTACCGTAGCAAAGCCATCGCCCCACAGGTCGTTCCCAGCAAAGCGGAACGAGGAGCTATGCGAAGGTCTGCGGTTGGTGAACAGCAGCACGTCGGTCGTACCACCACCTATGTCCACGTTGATCAGGTTCTCGTCCTGGCTCGGCACCACCGCACCGGTCCTGGACAGGAAGTAAAACGGCGCTACCGACTCGGTAATGCACACGGTTGTTCTGCCATTCTTGAACACGTTGTTATACACGGTATCCCACACGTTCTGGAACATGTTGCGTGAGTATTCATCAAAGCTCAGCGGCGCAAACCACACGATCTTGGTGCTCGCCACGTTGCCATGGTTCAGTACCACCTTGTTCTTGATCAGCAGCATGATCTCGGTGAAGAACGCTTCAATACGGCGTTTGCCGGTGTTAGTCAGCGTCTCGCTCCACTTCAGATCGGTGTGGTAGGTCTGCTTGTACTGGTCCTGGTGCGTACCTTCGGTGTTGATCGAGAAACCGATGTTGATGTTACCAAACAGGTTCGTGATCTGGTTCTCAAAATCCAGCGACTCGCAGGTTGCCGTACGGGTTGGGAAGTTATATAAAGAGCCTCCAGAACCGATGATCAAAGGTATAAATTCGCGCTTGAGCAAAGTCTCCACAGCAAACAGACGGCCGAAGCCACGCTTGTGGAAACGCTGGTAATCTGTCAGCGAAGGATCGTCGGAAGGCTTGTTCAGCATAACCAATTGCTGGTCGTTAGCCGTGATAGAAAACTCACGCGGCGGCTGGTTAGCACCCGAAGTATAAGCAATGTGCGTGTTCGAAGTACCAAAATCGATAGCAAAGGTAAAGTTATGGATACCCTGCTGCATTTCCTGAAACTTCGGCACGATGAGCGCCTTGCCTGTGAAGTCTACACCGGCATGCGTAAACTCAGCATAATCAAAATGGGTACCACGTACTTCATAATAAGTGCTGCCAGCGCTGCTGTTACTCTTCTTGGTTCTACGATGTGCTGTAGCCGAAATAATACCGCCACCAGCTTCCAGTTGCTTGCCACCTACAAAGAAGCTGAGCGAGTGGTTCTTGTTTACTAGCAGCGGATCAATGTCTTCGTCCACCAGCATGACCTTGTAGAAGTCATTGTACTGCACCGCGTCGGTAAACTTGTAGAACGGAAACACACCCAGACCAATTCTGGATTTCAGGATATGGCCTTTTTCCGGAATCACGTTGCCATGCGCGTCTTTCGAGTTCAGCGGATTATCGTAGTAGCTGCGCTCGTACACCACATCTCCGCGCTCGGTCGGCACACGCAGCGTTACGCGCACGTGGTTCACATCGATGTGGAAGGTCAGGTGGTTGGACAGGTCTTCCGGGTTGAAGAACTGGAAGTATAAGCTGGTAACCGGCAGCAGGTAATTAAACGATTTCTCCGTTACGCCCGGCTGGTATACCACGGTACCGCTGTAGAAACGGTCGGTATTCACCTCGTAAGGCACCTGCACCAGCGTCTCCTGTAACAGGTCGTTGATGGTTAAGTATGGATAGTTGAACCCGACGCCCGGAAGTGAACGGTTCTCCAGTGGTTTTTCATCGTAATATCCGACTACCGTATTTACCGGCCAAGCCAGGTTATTTACATACTTTATATTCGGTGCCAGTCGCAGCTCAGGTTTTAGTACGATTGGTCGTTCGCCTGCAAAACCGGTATGGGTTGGGCGAATGAACAGATCGCTGCTCGTAACGGCTGTCTGATCTTTCTTCACCAGGAAGTTCAGGTGGCCGACATGTACCGGGTTCTGCTGGAAATCTACCAGTTGCAGATATTCAGAAGCAATGGCGTTCTGTCCTACATTACCGGCCATGTTGATCTTGCGCAGCAGGTTCTCGTCCAGTGAATTATACACCGCCGGAAATGCCTGGATCATCGCTGGGTTCGACACAAACAGCTTGTGCACATACTCCCTGAAATCCTGCTCACGGTCTTCCAGCGACACATAGTTATGGTCGAAGTAAGTACCGATGTTCTGCGCACGGTTTATACTTAATGGCTGCACGTTTGGCGCTACAAACAGGAAGGTCAGTGGTGATGTACCGCCGATCAG of Pontibacter deserti contains these proteins:
- a CDS encoding acetate and sugar kinases/Hsc70/actin family protein; this encodes MPKVLRLHKTGSNVEGWAKTSQITSTEIKDITDGAGGRALKINASIPTPFARMHLFETAFDFVKRGVAGNNTNTVYHKFVTHFWDLWELLYNHQSYAQAGNKIIIRRWNKHQQLGAMQANPNTSLLGRTLELFMNDSRFQGIDDIFLIFFESTSPRGDRHMQLIGGTSPLTFLFVAPNVQPLSINRAQNIGTYFDHNYVSLEDREQDFREYVHKLFVSNPAMIQAFPAVYNSLDENLLRKINMAGNVGQNAIASEYLQLVDFQQNPVHVGHLNFLVKKDQTAVTSSDLFIRPTHTGFAGERPIVLKPELRLAPNIKYVNNLAWPVNTVVGYYDEKPLENRSLPGVGFNYPYLTINDLLQETLVQVPYEVNTDRFYSGTVVYQPGVTEKSFNYLLPVTSLYFQFFNPEDLSNHLTFHIDVNHVRVTLRVPTERGDVVYERSYYDNPLNSKDAHGNVIPEKGHILKSRIGLGVFPFYKFTDAVQYNDFYKVMLVDEDIDPLLVNKNHSLSFFVGGKQLEAGGGIISATAHRRTKKSNSSAGSTYYEVRGTHFDYAEFTHAGVDFTGKALIVPKFQEMQQGIHNFTFAIDFGTSNTHIAYTSGANQPPREFSITANDQQLVMLNKPSDDPSLTDYQRFHKRGFGRLFAVETLLKREFIPLIIGSGGSLYNFPTRTATCESLDFENQITNLFGNINIGFSINTEGTHQDQYKQTYHTDLKWSETLTNTGKRRIEAFFTEIMLLIKNKVVLNHGNVASTKIVWFAPLSFDEYSRNMFQNVWDTVYNNVFKNGRTTVCITESVAPFYFLSRTGAVVPSQDENLINVDIGGGTTDVLLFTNRRPSHSSSFRFAGNDLWGDGFATVKTQKDNGLLQYGVDHVLRIPLTEEGREYRKFLETALDNPDFNSADISSLLFSYDKELNYSSQLLQARQLRLMFYLHFGSLMYHLAQLVQQLDVKVPRYISFSGRGSLYIKLLSAGNNLSNVERYAKAIFHKVTGQEPPANFKLVLVDNPKQVTANGGAMALEGTDLNDLTNIPIMRPTGSANIADALAPVTKTQITGQLRQEVMDNVMNCLTMLLDDPDISPLMRSMGVEVDPRRVLEFMRMNLQDSYTMVLEDTVRGLTDREQLHETMFFMPLKQSLYLLSKELYKQQAQVTAIS